The Candidatus Edwardsbacteria bacterium nucleotide sequence ACCCGGGGGATGGCACCGGCCAAACGGTGTGGATAGCGATCCCGCGGGACTGCCGGACCTTCAATATTTTTTCCGGCTACGGCAAAAGCCGGGACCTTTACCTGAAGAACAACCGGCCCAAGCGGATCAAGCTTTCCTGCTATGCCGGGGTCAGCCCGCCGGGCTATGTGACCGAGATCGCCCGGTGCTTCCGGGCCCTAAAATACCCCGGCGATTTTTATTTTGACCTGAAGGATACCTTCGGCCTGCAGAGTTTTCCCTTTCCGGCAGCCTACCAAGACCTGGAGGATCTCCTGCACAAGGTCCAGGCAGGCTCCCGCCCGATCGACAGCCTGACGCCGGACCCGTCCTGCCTGATCCTGCGTCTGGACATAGCCGAAGTGTACCGGGGCACCAAATGGAACGACGCCTGCATCTCGGAGGTTTTCTTCGGCAGCATTTACGTAGCGGACGACAGCCGCCCCGGATATGCCGGGGCCAAAAATATCCGGGTGGACCCAAAAAACGAGGGCCGGATACTGGCCAACCTGCCGGGGAAAAAGAATGTGGTGATCTATAGCGACCCCGGTTATGTGCTGGGCCTGGCCGAGATCTCGGCCAGCCTGCGCTGGGCCACCGTCATGAGGATGGATGCCGGGCCCGGAGCGGGCCGCCGGCAGACCGAATGGCTGCTGCTCGACATTCCGAACGGAAAAGTAGTAAACCGGGAATTTGAAAAAGCCACCGGAATTTCCCTGGACGGCCCCTTCTTCCTGGTGACCAAGGGAGGCCGGCTGATCCTGGATGTCTCCTCAATAGAGATAACCCTTTATTGATCCAACCTCTAAATATATTGCTGCAAACGAAAGTGGGCAGGGTGCCTGCACTGAGGTTGACCATTTGTAAATCTTTCGAAGTGTTAGGTCATAACCGTAAGGGCAATTCATGAATTGCCCCAACAATGAATATGAACAACCATTACATGGAGGAAAAATGAAACACCGCAACGCCTTGTTCGCCGTTATCCTGTTCATCGCCCTGGCCACCCTGGCCGGCTGCATCCCCGGCGACGGCGCCAATACCGCCCAGAGACCGGCCGGATTTTTCTGGGGCATCTGGCACGGCTGGGTGGCCCCCTTTTCGCTGATCATCAGCATATTCAAAAAGCACATCCATCTGTACGAGGTCTTCAACAACGGCTGGCTGTACGATTTCGGGTTCTACATCGCGATCATCAGCGGCTTCGGCGGGCTGTCGCTGTTCCGCCACAAGAAATCGTGTAAATAGCACCACCCCTCCGTCCCCTCCTTGATCAAGGAGGGGATTAAAGGGGTGGTCTAAAAAGAGGCATGGTTACCCATGCCTCTTTTGCTTTATCCCAAATAAGGATTGAAATAATCTATCTTCGTTTTGGGCAGTTCCTTCCTGAATAATTTGATCAGCTCCGCGATCCCGATGGCCCGGCCCTTGGGCCGGGGAATGGTTCTTATATACCACCAGGGATCTATGGACAGATTCCTCATCTGGACCATATCCACCTTATACTGGGCGAACAGTTTTACCAGCCCCTCGGCCTCCCGCTCCCTATCGGTATAACCCGGAAATACCAGCAGGTTGATGCTGACGAACAGTCCGTTGTCCTTGGCGGCCTGGATGCTCCTCAGCACATCGGAATATCCATAGTTGACCGGACGGTAGTAGGCGTCGTAGCATTTTTTAAAGGAGGAGTTCAGGCTAATCCGCACCGAATCCAGCCCGGCATCGGCCAGGGCCCTTATCTTCTGCGGGCTGTAGCCGTTGGTGTTCAGGTTGATGGTCCCCTTATCCGTCTGCTTCCGGATAAGTTTGATGGCCTTTCCGATGGTCTCCGCCTGCAGCAGGGGCTCGCCCTCGCAGCCCTGGCCGAAGCTGGCTATGGGCGACGGCGCATTTTGCAGATGAGGAATGGCTATGGCGGCGATCTCCTGCGGGCTGGGCACGAATGACAGGCGGTCCTGCGAGGCGCAGCAGCCATCCTTCCCGGCCGGCTGCCAGGACAGACAGCCCAGGCACCGGGCATTGCAGGTAGGCGAGGTGGGCAGGGGCAGTTCCCAGCGGCGGTAAAAAGTGTTTTTTCCGGCAAAGCAGTGATACTCCAGGGCACAACGGGCTAACTGTCTTAACAGCCGGTTGTCCGGCTCCAGTTTCAATCGTTGCTCGACTAATTTGATCAGCCTCTTATCCTGTTCCGGGCTGTGCAGTTCGGGATCGGCCTTGGGATTCTTGGCCACCAATTTTGCCGCTCCGCAGATCTTCCCTTTATGCCAGGCCACCGCGGTGTAGGACCACAGCGGCAGCAGCGGATCGGATGACCTCTCCACATAGGCCGGCATAAGCGTTCTGGTATAGCCGGCCGGCATGAAGGCCGCCACCGGGTAGATCTTTTTAGTACCGAACTTTTCCAGGTAGACCGGGCTTCCTTCCTTTTGAGCCACGATAATCCCTTTTTTTATCACGAACAGCTCACTGCCCTCCGGCAGGGGCACCATCTCGCTTGCCGGGATGGGGACAAAGTCCCCGCCGGACAGGCCCAGGGCCTGGTGATGGGCGGAGTCGAAGATCCGGCCCTTGGCATCGGCGTAAAGTAAATTTGGCATGCGTTGATTATACGGAATATTGGAATCTTTGTCAAACCGGCATAGCCGGTTGAGAAATAATAAAAATAGTTCTTGACAAATATACCCCGGAGGTTTAATATCAATCAAATAGCATTTTGATCAACCATACCACCATTATTAACGAAGGACGCCATGAAAACATTTCGTTGGTTAGTCGCAATTTCTTCCCTGGCCTTGACCGCCACCCTGGCCCTGGCCGCCACCGCGCCTGGCAAAACTCCCCCGGCAGCAAAATTGATGTCGCAAAAAACATTGAACGCCAATGCCTGGACCATCTACACCACCAACTACGGCCCGATGGTAAATCCCCAGACCGGCAGCGGCGGTTTCTGGCGCAACCCGGGCCATGGCTATATTTACGGCGCCGGGCTGTGGGTGGGGGCCCAGAATAGTTCCGGAACAAAAATTGTGGCCAACGGTTACAATCCCGCCAGCGGAAGTTATGAGTTCGGCCCGGTCAGTCTGGATGACAGCTACCAAAATTATCTGACCGATCCGCTGGCCCGGGTCTACCTCTCCACCAATCCCACCGACTACTACGACTGGCCGGTCTTGGATGACGGGAAAAAAGTCATCAAATCCCGCCAGGACAGTTATTGCAAGTACAGCGAT carries:
- a CDS encoding radical SAM protein, with protein sequence MPNLLYADAKGRIFDSAHHQALGLSGGDFVPIPASEMVPLPEGSELFVIKKGIIVAQKEGSPVYLEKFGTKKIYPVAAFMPAGYTRTLMPAYVERSSDPLLPLWSYTAVAWHKGKICGAAKLVAKNPKADPELHSPEQDKRLIKLVEQRLKLEPDNRLLRQLARCALEYHCFAGKNTFYRRWELPLPTSPTCNARCLGCLSWQPAGKDGCCASQDRLSFVPSPQEIAAIAIPHLQNAPSPIASFGQGCEGEPLLQAETIGKAIKLIRKQTDKGTINLNTNGYSPQKIRALADAGLDSVRISLNSSFKKCYDAYYRPVNYGYSDVLRSIQAAKDNGLFVSINLLVFPGYTDREREAEGLVKLFAQYKVDMVQMRNLSIDPWWYIRTIPRPKGRAIGIAELIKLFRKELPKTKIDYFNPYLG